The following is a genomic window from Methanococcoides sp. AM1.
TGTTGCCAGCTGAAGGAAATCCCTGAATCTCTTGTTCGTGTCAAGGATCATCTCGTCATCGCCGAGAGTAGCATCCGTAACAGTATTTACCACTACCTTCTTGCCGTCCATATAAACGGACAGTTCGGTCATCACGCCATAAGAAACTAAAAGCTTGTCACCCTCGCGTTTGATCTCGCTTGGGAAGCATTTTTCAATTTCTTCATA
Proteins encoded in this region:
- a CDS encoding DUF5611 family protein, which produces MLIAISNTIAMQEYKLKRGFSPDIERIYEEIEKCFPSEIKREGDKLLVSYGVMTELSVYMDGKKVVVNTVTDATLGDDEMILDTNKRFRDFLQLATGYTAKERLKQAKKAVSK